In Ostrea edulis chromosome 6, xbOstEdul1.1, whole genome shotgun sequence, a single window of DNA contains:
- the LOC125683440 gene encoding PHD and RING finger domain-containing protein 1-like isoform X1: MENTNSDEENSTNPDVGPELEVKDDNAEDWETEDGTSDEEDEEEDDDDESSEDSGEETEDYEFEEDEENGEGETCPICLDRLRDQDVGTPESCDHTFCLECIQEWSKNVNTCPVDRQVFHLIFAKHPGEDTIFKRITVADKHQGDPDEEEDPIFCEACGRSDREDRLLLCDGCDLGYHCECLDPPLAEVPVEEWYCPDCETLREGEREGAAAETVNDDDEIYYIIQENGVLPHSLRPRVHRRQVARTRMSERIYQQIQEIRRSRFNRRMIILSDSESSSESEYSEEDYEINEDAPSTSSAPAPRRKRATRRKKKTTRRKTKAKRKSAGKGKRTSGKTKGKKPAKRKVKGRRTKRKSRRTKKSTAGKKGSRKRKIVRRVMNVPEATVTSVKSRIAKNLGISKPPAGRTLPLQKRPRERAEDYGPAPLSIMGTSNDLIYFHDENDNQASTSGYSNSGKKSKPSSNIHFSVEEIMKRTPVVRLSVDSSLRFRPREESAPVSSSICSAESPCDLLGSIFQSQQMLHMKTEKIKIHRDGSLSAMKSSSDSKDQETKSLNQNQVSEGTVDDVQTKESSPDTEQAGAEGGASSKFLRLPIFAGSSNVELDDKVEIPEEPAETLEKEDDGLGDSLWTIQKRQKKEEHEETISNSSKPHSVSTASDSGQKVKLGSEFVTSDRKSAETSIGEDFSSLSKSEEEKSEKTSVSGQTKTTGKGKDSKSRNYRSKQAFINASKNSAELYSDIEDDIDLPLSLLSSGKSSQRDSEKSKKHSETKDKSSSRKRHSSTDKSDPCDLFDDRTNDSDSGKLDNTHVADFKLEKSPKPGDVPEVRRPALDDVKFEYEDSNDSVPSTSWSDAGVGSAIITEKEYNDKKWRVDKIRYLDREMDCKNVSSKSDRKSPRGSKRRSESKGTEQDAGLLITVAGNSEDRSVAEKTEKNIELLGQRLSRNTESIRRSSKDGKEKSANKSRSFQRLEEASKREDLDYHRSKSHKHRSRSRSRERKRRSRSRDRRERTRSRDRRDRSRSRDRRERSRSRDRWERSRSRDRRERSRSRDRRERSRSRDRRERSRSRDRRERSRSRERYDGYRSGEKTRRSRERKDRSGSIEFKLRERRDRSRSKERKDRSRSRDRRKSRHDRSMSVEQRRERSRSADGRRSRSLERTSKKTKSEKMIEKRRDRDSKSSRSPYRRESEDRSYPKEEKLDLFSSGIKRLHDGKGRKAKKIKTTLTEPIVILSDDEQDPTPKRKSEKRYLEDKISNRIEPIITPRSSASHRSNVSSVVEEPPLPTEELSLPPMPPVISNVKVLTDAREPNKDKRHLKEVLIEENIEKEENRTKQTLERDDFDLNDEELAYDPEFPTVDMEESPIESPSDVEEAAEPIHLHVSPLLHKDFSMQRISPLSGPPPPPMPGQGLLGEPSILLPSSVGEPPQPLLQGAGQQMPLQLRMIPPGFHGQQGGGLPPQRQLIVNHPMFINRPGSFPHLHQLPAGHPLQPRLVSTPAGMVTVQNQFSPRIPSLVSLSGQPGLINGALDHLSHDPPLILTTDPRGDPRLHHPPHAESHVISIRPEVPVVPITVSESIPLSVSSSEALSMNQSDIIPSASQLEQISQITKLLNTQAQLAMLGKEPKGLDHASQKQEPMERKNTNSVFKVPLPPILTHTINKVKSEKENMEMVDMDMSSPQDNGNIEIPTSSSEKSERSRRRDKKKSRRHRSGDRHRSSHEDRVSSTVEPQRTFDQMMEEMNNADEIPSSAVELTNKEKYLKKLHLQERVVDEVKTALKPFYSAKKVNKEQYKEILRRAVPKVCHSKSGDINPVKIRALVDAYVAKFNRNMSPPKLENGDQTKKKS, encoded by the exons ATGGAAAACACAAACAGTGACGAAGAAAACTCTACCAACCCTGATGTAGGGCCAGAGCTTGAAGTCAAGGACGACAATGCTGAAG ACTGGGAGACAGAGGATGGCACAAGTGATGAAGAGGATGAAGAAGAGGATGATGATGATGAGAGTAGTGAGGACTCTGGAGAGGAGACAGAAGACTATGAGTTTGAGGAGGATGAGGAAAATGGGGAGGGAGAGACTTGTCCTATTTGTCTAGACAGATTAAGGGACCAAGATGTGGGTACTCCCGAGTCCTGTGATCACACGTTCTGTCTGGAATGTATACAAGAGTGGTCAAAG AATGTGAATACCTGTCCAGTGGATAGACAGGTTTTTCACCTGATATTTGCCAAGCATCCTGGGGAAGATACAATATTTAAAAGG ATTACTGTTGCTGACAAACATCAAGGTGATCCAGATGAAGAGGAGGATCCGATATTTTGTGAGGCGTGTGGTAGAAGTGATAGAGAGGACAGGCTTTTGCTCTGTGATGGTTGTGATTTAGG GTACCACTGTGAGTgtctggatccacccctggcCGAGGTGCCAGTAGAGGAGTGGTACTGTCCAGACTGTGAGACTCTGCGTGAAGGGGAGAGAGAAG GTGCAGCAGCAGAGACTGTGAATGATGACGATGAGATCTACTACATTATTCAAGAAAATGGTGTTTTGCCGCACTCCTTACGTCCTAGAGTACATAGACGACAGGTGGCAAGAACACGCATGAGTGAGCGCATCTACCAACAGATCCAGGAAATAAGGCGCAGTCGATTTAACAGGAGAATGATTATTTTATCCGATTCAGAAAGTTCGTCAGAGTCTGAATATTCAGAG GAGGACTATGAGATTAATGAAGATGCCCCTTCAACAAGCTCAGCTCCGGCTCCTAGAAGGAAACGAGCCACAAGACGAAAGAAAAAGACCACCAGACGTAAAACCAAGGCTAAGAGGAAGTCTGCTGGGAAAGGAAAGAGGACATCGGGGAAAACCAAAGGAAAAAAACCTGCCAAGAGGAAGGTAAAGGGCAGGCGGACAAAACGGAAATCACGCAGGACCAAGAAATCCACCGCTGGAAAGAAGGGATCTAGAAAAAGG AAAATCGTCCGAAGAGTGATGAATGTACCTGAAGCAACAGTAACTTCAGTCAAATCCAGAATTGCTAAAAACTTGGGAATTTCGAAGCCTCCAGCAGGTCGTACCTTACCCTTACAAAAACGTCCCCGGGAGAGGGCAGAGGATTATGGCCCTGCACCACTCAGTATAATGGGGACTTCAAATGATCTCATTTATTTTCATGA TGAAAATGACAACCAGGCCAGTACTTCAGGATATTCAAACTCAGGAAAGAAGTCTAAACCCTCATCAAATATTCATTTCTCAGTGGAGGAAATCATGAAAAGGACCCCAGTAGTCAGATTGTCTGTTGATTCCTCACTCAG GTTCCGACCCCGAGAAGAGTCTGCACCAGTGTCTTCGTCCATCTGTAGTGCTGAGTCACCATGTGATTTATTAGGGAGTATATTTCAGAGTCAACAAATGCTACATATGAAGACCGAGAAGATAAAAATTCACAGAGATG gcTCCTTGTCTGCAATGAAGTCCAGTTCAGATTCCAAGGATCAGGAAACCAAGTCTCTAAATCAAAACCAGGTATCGGAGGGCACCGTAGATGATGTCCAGACCAAGGAAAGCTCACCTGATACTGAGCAAGCAGGTGCGGAGGGCGGGGCAAGCAGTAAATTTCTCCGTCTTCCTATATTTGCTGGTTCCTCCAACGTTGAGTTAGACGACAAGGTTGAAATACCCGAAGAACCTGCCGAGACATTAGAGAAGGAGGATGACGGTCTCGGGGATTCTCTGTGGACGATACAAAAACGTCAGAAGAAAGAGGAACACGAAGAGACGATATCCAACAGTTCAAAACCACACAGTGTAAGCACTGCTTCAGATAGCGGTCAGAAAGTCAAGTTGGGTAGTGAATTCGTTACGAGTGACAGGAAGAGTGCGGAGACTTCTATAGGAGAAGATTTCTCTAGCTTATCCAAATCAGAAGAAGAAAAGTCGGAGAAGACTTCTGTTAGTGGTCAAACTAAAACTACAGGGAAGGGAAAAGACAGCAAAAGTCGGAATTACCGCTCCAAACAAGCGTTTATCAATGCCAGTAAAAATAGTGCAGAATTGTATTCAGATATAGAAGATGATATTGACTTGCCTTTGTCTTTATTGTCATCCGGTAAATCCTCTCAAAGAGACAGTGAAAAATCTAAGAAACACAGTGAAACAAAAGACAAATCTAGTTCTCGTAAACGACATAGTAGTACTGATAAAAGTGATCCTTGTGACCTGTTCGATGATAGAACAAATGACAGTGATAGTGGGAAGCTTGACAATACACATGTAGCTGACTTTAAGTTAGAAAAATCTCCAAAGCCTGGTGATGTTCCAGAAGTGAGGAGGCCAGCTCTTGATGATGTGAAGTTTGAATATGAGGACTCCAATGATTCTGTGCCCAGTACATCCTGGTCCGATGCAGGTGTCGGCAGTGCTATCATCACCGAAAAAGAATACAATG ATAAAAAATGGCGAGTGGACAAAATACGTTATCTGGACAGAGAGATGGACTGTAAAAATGTCTCCTCTAAGAGTGACAGGAAATCTCCAAGAGGTTCAAAGAGAAGGTCGGAGTCCAAAGGCACAGAGCAAGATGCTGGATTATTGATAACAGTGGCCGGAAATTCAGAAGACAGGAGTGTAGCAGAGAAGACAGAGAAAAACATAGAGCTGTTGGGACAACGGCTGTCTAGAAATACTGAATCCATACGACGGTCCTCTAAAGATGGAAAAGAAAAATCTGCAAATAAATCAAGATCTTTTCAAAGGTTAGAAGAAGCTTCTAAAAGAGAGGACTTGGATTACCACAGGTCTAAGTCGCACAAGCATCGCTCTAGAAGTCGATCAAGGGAGAGAAAAAGGAGGTCACGGTCACGAGATAGAAGAGAACGGACTAGGTCGCGTGATAGACGAGATCGGTCAAGATCACGTGACAGAAgagaaaggtcaaggtcacgagACAGAtgggaaaggtcaaggtctcgaGACAGGAGAGAGAGGTCTCGATCTCGAGACAGAAGAGAGAGGTCAAGGTCTCGAGACAGAAGAGAGAGGTCAAGATCTCGAGACAGAAgagaaaggtcaaggtctcgaGAGAGATATGATGGGTATCGGTCAGGGGAGAAAACCAGAAGATCAAGAGAAAGGAAAGACAGATCAGGGTCAATTGAGTTCAAATTGAGAGAAAGACGTGACAGGTCCAGGTCAAAAGAAAGAAAGGATAGGTCCAGGTCTCGGGATCGAAGAAAATCTAGGCATGATCGATCTATGTCAGTAGAGCAGAGGCGTGAACGATCAAGATCTGCAGACGGGAGAAGATCAAGGTCCTTGGAACGCACAAGTAAGAAAACTAAGAGTGAAAAAATGATTGAAAAGCGTCGTGACAGAGACTCCAAATCAAGTCGGAGTCCATATAGACGAGAGAGTGAGGACAGATCTTATCCAAAGGAAGAGAAATTAGATTTGTTTAGCTCTGGTATAAAACGTCTACATGATGGTAAAGGGAGAAAAGCGAAAAAGATAAAAACAACGCTGACTGAACCTATTGTGATATTATCTGATGATGAACAAGATCCAACTCCGAAGAGGAAGTCAGAAAAAAGGTATTTAGAAGATAAGATCTCAAATAGAATTGAGCCTATAATTACTCCGCGCTCGTCTGCAAGTCATCGGTCCAATGTTTCCAGTGTTGTGGAAGAGCCTCCTCTCCCGACGGAAGAGCTTAGTCTACCACCCATGCCTCCAGTGATTTCCAATGTCAAAGTATTAACTGATGCCAGAGAGCCAAATAAAGACAAACGTCACCTTAAAGAAGTTTTAATAGAAGAGAATATTGAAAAAGAAGAGAATCGAACAAAACAAACTTTAGAAAGAGACGATTTTGATTTGAATGATGAAGAATTAGCATACGATCCCGAGTTTCCCACAGTGGATATGGAAGAGTCACCTATAGAGTCTCCATCAGATGTAGAAGAGGCAGCTGAACCAATCCATCTGCATGTCAGTCCACTGCTTCATAAAGATTTTTCTATGCAAAGGATTTCACCACTATCAGGTCCACCTCCACCTCCCATGCCGGGCCAGGGGCTCTTGGGGGAACCCTCCATTCTCCTTCCATCATCTGTAGGAGAGCCTCCACAGCCTCTGCTACAAGGGGCAGGACAGCAGATGCCACTCCAGCTTCGTATGATACCTCCAGGGTTTCATGGTCAGCAGGGAGGGGGTCTGCCGCCCCAGAGGCAACTGATTGTGAATCATCCTATGTTTATCAATCGCCCAGGATCATTTCCTCATCTACACCAACTCCCTGCAGGTCACCCTCTACAGCCTCGTCTTGTCTCCACCCCAGCAGGCATGGTTACTGTACAGAACCAGTTTTCACCCAGAATACCTTCGCTTGTGTCACTATCGGGACAGCCAGGGCTTATAAATGGAGCTTTAGATCATCTGTCACACGATCCTCCTTTAATTTTAACTACGGATCCCCGTGGTGATCCTAGGTTACATCATCCACCCCACGCAGAATCTCACGTCATCTCGATACGACCAGAAGTTCCTGTAGTACCCATTACTGTTTCTGAGAGCATACCCCTTTCTGTATCATCTAGTGAGGCTCTCTCCATGAACCAGTCAGACATCATTCCATCAGCATCTCAGTTAGAACAGATTTCTCAAATCACCAAACTGCTGAACACTCAGGCTCAACTGGCCATGTTAGGGAAAGAACCAAAAGGTCTAGACCATGCTAGTCAAAAGCAGGAGCCAATGGAACGAAAGAACACCAACAGTGTATTCAAAGTTCCCCTGCCCCCAATCCTGACCCACACAATCAACAAGGTCAAATCAGAGAAAGAGAACATGGAAATGGTCGACATGGATATGTCATCACCTCAAGACAACGGAAATATTGAAATCCCTACCTCATCTTCTGAGAAGTCGGAGAGGAGCAGGAGGCGGGACAAGAAGAAGAGCCGCAGACACCGGTCCGGGGACCGCCACAGGTCCAGCCATGAGGACCGAGTGTCGTCCACTGTAGAGCCACAGAGGACGTTTGATCAGATGATGGAAGAAATGAACAATGCTGATGAGATTCCGTCCTCAGCTGTAGAGCTGACCAATAAGGAAAAG TACCTCAAAAAGCTTCACCTGCAAGAGAGGGTTGTAGATGAAGTAAAGACAGCGCTGAAACCATTCTACAGCGCCAAGAAAGTCAATAAGGAACAATACAAGGAAATCCTGCGCCGAGCTGTGCCAAAG GTGTGCCACAGTAAGAGTGGTGACATCAACCCAGTAAAAATCCGAGCTTTGGTAGATGCTTATGTTGCCAAGTTCAACAGAAACATGTCTCCCCCAAAGCTAGAGAATGGAGATCAAACAAAGAAAAAGTCTTAA
- the LOC125683440 gene encoding PHD and RING finger domain-containing protein 1-like isoform X2, producing the protein MKSLSHDWETEDGTSDEEDEEEDDDDESSEDSGEETEDYEFEEDEENGEGETCPICLDRLRDQDVGTPESCDHTFCLECIQEWSKNVNTCPVDRQVFHLIFAKHPGEDTIFKRITVADKHQGDPDEEEDPIFCEACGRSDREDRLLLCDGCDLGYHCECLDPPLAEVPVEEWYCPDCETLREGEREGAAAETVNDDDEIYYIIQENGVLPHSLRPRVHRRQVARTRMSERIYQQIQEIRRSRFNRRMIILSDSESSSESEYSEEDYEINEDAPSTSSAPAPRRKRATRRKKKTTRRKTKAKRKSAGKGKRTSGKTKGKKPAKRKVKGRRTKRKSRRTKKSTAGKKGSRKRKIVRRVMNVPEATVTSVKSRIAKNLGISKPPAGRTLPLQKRPRERAEDYGPAPLSIMGTSNDLIYFHDENDNQASTSGYSNSGKKSKPSSNIHFSVEEIMKRTPVVRLSVDSSLRFRPREESAPVSSSICSAESPCDLLGSIFQSQQMLHMKTEKIKIHRDGSLSAMKSSSDSKDQETKSLNQNQVSEGTVDDVQTKESSPDTEQAGAEGGASSKFLRLPIFAGSSNVELDDKVEIPEEPAETLEKEDDGLGDSLWTIQKRQKKEEHEETISNSSKPHSVSTASDSGQKVKLGSEFVTSDRKSAETSIGEDFSSLSKSEEEKSEKTSVSGQTKTTGKGKDSKSRNYRSKQAFINASKNSAELYSDIEDDIDLPLSLLSSGKSSQRDSEKSKKHSETKDKSSSRKRHSSTDKSDPCDLFDDRTNDSDSGKLDNTHVADFKLEKSPKPGDVPEVRRPALDDVKFEYEDSNDSVPSTSWSDAGVGSAIITEKEYNDKKWRVDKIRYLDREMDCKNVSSKSDRKSPRGSKRRSESKGTEQDAGLLITVAGNSEDRSVAEKTEKNIELLGQRLSRNTESIRRSSKDGKEKSANKSRSFQRLEEASKREDLDYHRSKSHKHRSRSRSRERKRRSRSRDRRERTRSRDRRDRSRSRDRRERSRSRDRWERSRSRDRRERSRSRDRRERSRSRDRRERSRSRDRRERSRSRERYDGYRSGEKTRRSRERKDRSGSIEFKLRERRDRSRSKERKDRSRSRDRRKSRHDRSMSVEQRRERSRSADGRRSRSLERTSKKTKSEKMIEKRRDRDSKSSRSPYRRESEDRSYPKEEKLDLFSSGIKRLHDGKGRKAKKIKTTLTEPIVILSDDEQDPTPKRKSEKRYLEDKISNRIEPIITPRSSASHRSNVSSVVEEPPLPTEELSLPPMPPVISNVKVLTDAREPNKDKRHLKEVLIEENIEKEENRTKQTLERDDFDLNDEELAYDPEFPTVDMEESPIESPSDVEEAAEPIHLHVSPLLHKDFSMQRISPLSGPPPPPMPGQGLLGEPSILLPSSVGEPPQPLLQGAGQQMPLQLRMIPPGFHGQQGGGLPPQRQLIVNHPMFINRPGSFPHLHQLPAGHPLQPRLVSTPAGMVTVQNQFSPRIPSLVSLSGQPGLINGALDHLSHDPPLILTTDPRGDPRLHHPPHAESHVISIRPEVPVVPITVSESIPLSVSSSEALSMNQSDIIPSASQLEQISQITKLLNTQAQLAMLGKEPKGLDHASQKQEPMERKNTNSVFKVPLPPILTHTINKVKSEKENMEMVDMDMSSPQDNGNIEIPTSSSEKSERSRRRDKKKSRRHRSGDRHRSSHEDRVSSTVEPQRTFDQMMEEMNNADEIPSSAVELTNKEKYLKKLHLQERVVDEVKTALKPFYSAKKVNKEQYKEILRRAVPKVCHSKSGDINPVKIRALVDAYVAKFNRNMSPPKLENGDQTKKKS; encoded by the exons ATGAAGTCGTTATCACATG ACTGGGAGACAGAGGATGGCACAAGTGATGAAGAGGATGAAGAAGAGGATGATGATGATGAGAGTAGTGAGGACTCTGGAGAGGAGACAGAAGACTATGAGTTTGAGGAGGATGAGGAAAATGGGGAGGGAGAGACTTGTCCTATTTGTCTAGACAGATTAAGGGACCAAGATGTGGGTACTCCCGAGTCCTGTGATCACACGTTCTGTCTGGAATGTATACAAGAGTGGTCAAAG AATGTGAATACCTGTCCAGTGGATAGACAGGTTTTTCACCTGATATTTGCCAAGCATCCTGGGGAAGATACAATATTTAAAAGG ATTACTGTTGCTGACAAACATCAAGGTGATCCAGATGAAGAGGAGGATCCGATATTTTGTGAGGCGTGTGGTAGAAGTGATAGAGAGGACAGGCTTTTGCTCTGTGATGGTTGTGATTTAGG GTACCACTGTGAGTgtctggatccacccctggcCGAGGTGCCAGTAGAGGAGTGGTACTGTCCAGACTGTGAGACTCTGCGTGAAGGGGAGAGAGAAG GTGCAGCAGCAGAGACTGTGAATGATGACGATGAGATCTACTACATTATTCAAGAAAATGGTGTTTTGCCGCACTCCTTACGTCCTAGAGTACATAGACGACAGGTGGCAAGAACACGCATGAGTGAGCGCATCTACCAACAGATCCAGGAAATAAGGCGCAGTCGATTTAACAGGAGAATGATTATTTTATCCGATTCAGAAAGTTCGTCAGAGTCTGAATATTCAGAG GAGGACTATGAGATTAATGAAGATGCCCCTTCAACAAGCTCAGCTCCGGCTCCTAGAAGGAAACGAGCCACAAGACGAAAGAAAAAGACCACCAGACGTAAAACCAAGGCTAAGAGGAAGTCTGCTGGGAAAGGAAAGAGGACATCGGGGAAAACCAAAGGAAAAAAACCTGCCAAGAGGAAGGTAAAGGGCAGGCGGACAAAACGGAAATCACGCAGGACCAAGAAATCCACCGCTGGAAAGAAGGGATCTAGAAAAAGG AAAATCGTCCGAAGAGTGATGAATGTACCTGAAGCAACAGTAACTTCAGTCAAATCCAGAATTGCTAAAAACTTGGGAATTTCGAAGCCTCCAGCAGGTCGTACCTTACCCTTACAAAAACGTCCCCGGGAGAGGGCAGAGGATTATGGCCCTGCACCACTCAGTATAATGGGGACTTCAAATGATCTCATTTATTTTCATGA TGAAAATGACAACCAGGCCAGTACTTCAGGATATTCAAACTCAGGAAAGAAGTCTAAACCCTCATCAAATATTCATTTCTCAGTGGAGGAAATCATGAAAAGGACCCCAGTAGTCAGATTGTCTGTTGATTCCTCACTCAG GTTCCGACCCCGAGAAGAGTCTGCACCAGTGTCTTCGTCCATCTGTAGTGCTGAGTCACCATGTGATTTATTAGGGAGTATATTTCAGAGTCAACAAATGCTACATATGAAGACCGAGAAGATAAAAATTCACAGAGATG gcTCCTTGTCTGCAATGAAGTCCAGTTCAGATTCCAAGGATCAGGAAACCAAGTCTCTAAATCAAAACCAGGTATCGGAGGGCACCGTAGATGATGTCCAGACCAAGGAAAGCTCACCTGATACTGAGCAAGCAGGTGCGGAGGGCGGGGCAAGCAGTAAATTTCTCCGTCTTCCTATATTTGCTGGTTCCTCCAACGTTGAGTTAGACGACAAGGTTGAAATACCCGAAGAACCTGCCGAGACATTAGAGAAGGAGGATGACGGTCTCGGGGATTCTCTGTGGACGATACAAAAACGTCAGAAGAAAGAGGAACACGAAGAGACGATATCCAACAGTTCAAAACCACACAGTGTAAGCACTGCTTCAGATAGCGGTCAGAAAGTCAAGTTGGGTAGTGAATTCGTTACGAGTGACAGGAAGAGTGCGGAGACTTCTATAGGAGAAGATTTCTCTAGCTTATCCAAATCAGAAGAAGAAAAGTCGGAGAAGACTTCTGTTAGTGGTCAAACTAAAACTACAGGGAAGGGAAAAGACAGCAAAAGTCGGAATTACCGCTCCAAACAAGCGTTTATCAATGCCAGTAAAAATAGTGCAGAATTGTATTCAGATATAGAAGATGATATTGACTTGCCTTTGTCTTTATTGTCATCCGGTAAATCCTCTCAAAGAGACAGTGAAAAATCTAAGAAACACAGTGAAACAAAAGACAAATCTAGTTCTCGTAAACGACATAGTAGTACTGATAAAAGTGATCCTTGTGACCTGTTCGATGATAGAACAAATGACAGTGATAGTGGGAAGCTTGACAATACACATGTAGCTGACTTTAAGTTAGAAAAATCTCCAAAGCCTGGTGATGTTCCAGAAGTGAGGAGGCCAGCTCTTGATGATGTGAAGTTTGAATATGAGGACTCCAATGATTCTGTGCCCAGTACATCCTGGTCCGATGCAGGTGTCGGCAGTGCTATCATCACCGAAAAAGAATACAATG ATAAAAAATGGCGAGTGGACAAAATACGTTATCTGGACAGAGAGATGGACTGTAAAAATGTCTCCTCTAAGAGTGACAGGAAATCTCCAAGAGGTTCAAAGAGAAGGTCGGAGTCCAAAGGCACAGAGCAAGATGCTGGATTATTGATAACAGTGGCCGGAAATTCAGAAGACAGGAGTGTAGCAGAGAAGACAGAGAAAAACATAGAGCTGTTGGGACAACGGCTGTCTAGAAATACTGAATCCATACGACGGTCCTCTAAAGATGGAAAAGAAAAATCTGCAAATAAATCAAGATCTTTTCAAAGGTTAGAAGAAGCTTCTAAAAGAGAGGACTTGGATTACCACAGGTCTAAGTCGCACAAGCATCGCTCTAGAAGTCGATCAAGGGAGAGAAAAAGGAGGTCACGGTCACGAGATAGAAGAGAACGGACTAGGTCGCGTGATAGACGAGATCGGTCAAGATCACGTGACAGAAgagaaaggtcaaggtcacgagACAGAtgggaaaggtcaaggtctcgaGACAGGAGAGAGAGGTCTCGATCTCGAGACAGAAGAGAGAGGTCAAGGTCTCGAGACAGAAGAGAGAGGTCAAGATCTCGAGACAGAAgagaaaggtcaaggtctcgaGAGAGATATGATGGGTATCGGTCAGGGGAGAAAACCAGAAGATCAAGAGAAAGGAAAGACAGATCAGGGTCAATTGAGTTCAAATTGAGAGAAAGACGTGACAGGTCCAGGTCAAAAGAAAGAAAGGATAGGTCCAGGTCTCGGGATCGAAGAAAATCTAGGCATGATCGATCTATGTCAGTAGAGCAGAGGCGTGAACGATCAAGATCTGCAGACGGGAGAAGATCAAGGTCCTTGGAACGCACAAGTAAGAAAACTAAGAGTGAAAAAATGATTGAAAAGCGTCGTGACAGAGACTCCAAATCAAGTCGGAGTCCATATAGACGAGAGAGTGAGGACAGATCTTATCCAAAGGAAGAGAAATTAGATTTGTTTAGCTCTGGTATAAAACGTCTACATGATGGTAAAGGGAGAAAAGCGAAAAAGATAAAAACAACGCTGACTGAACCTATTGTGATATTATCTGATGATGAACAAGATCCAACTCCGAAGAGGAAGTCAGAAAAAAGGTATTTAGAAGATAAGATCTCAAATAGAATTGAGCCTATAATTACTCCGCGCTCGTCTGCAAGTCATCGGTCCAATGTTTCCAGTGTTGTGGAAGAGCCTCCTCTCCCGACGGAAGAGCTTAGTCTACCACCCATGCCTCCAGTGATTTCCAATGTCAAAGTATTAACTGATGCCAGAGAGCCAAATAAAGACAAACGTCACCTTAAAGAAGTTTTAATAGAAGAGAATATTGAAAAAGAAGAGAATCGAACAAAACAAACTTTAGAAAGAGACGATTTTGATTTGAATGATGAAGAATTAGCATACGATCCCGAGTTTCCCACAGTGGATATGGAAGAGTCACCTATAGAGTCTCCATCAGATGTAGAAGAGGCAGCTGAACCAATCCATCTGCATGTCAGTCCACTGCTTCATAAAGATTTTTCTATGCAAAGGATTTCACCACTATCAGGTCCACCTCCACCTCCCATGCCGGGCCAGGGGCTCTTGGGGGAACCCTCCATTCTCCTTCCATCATCTGTAGGAGAGCCTCCACAGCCTCTGCTACAAGGGGCAGGACAGCAGATGCCACTCCAGCTTCGTATGATACCTCCAGGGTTTCATGGTCAGCAGGGAGGGGGTCTGCCGCCCCAGAGGCAACTGATTGTGAATCATCCTATGTTTATCAATCGCCCAGGATCATTTCCTCATCTACACCAACTCCCTGCAGGTCACCCTCTACAGCCTCGTCTTGTCTCCACCCCAGCAGGCATGGTTACTGTACAGAACCAGTTTTCACCCAGAATACCTTCGCTTGTGTCACTATCGGGACAGCCAGGGCTTATAAATGGAGCTTTAGATCATCTGTCACACGATCCTCCTTTAATTTTAACTACGGATCCCCGTGGTGATCCTAGGTTACATCATCCACCCCACGCAGAATCTCACGTCATCTCGATACGACCAGAAGTTCCTGTAGTACCCATTACTGTTTCTGAGAGCATACCCCTTTCTGTATCATCTAGTGAGGCTCTCTCCATGAACCAGTCAGACATCATTCCATCAGCATCTCAGTTAGAACAGATTTCTCAAATCACCAAACTGCTGAACACTCAGGCTCAACTGGCCATGTTAGGGAAAGAACCAAAAGGTCTAGACCATGCTAGTCAAAAGCAGGAGCCAATGGAACGAAAGAACACCAACAGTGTATTCAAAGTTCCCCTGCCCCCAATCCTGACCCACACAATCAACAAGGTCAAATCAGAGAAAGAGAACATGGAAATGGTCGACATGGATATGTCATCACCTCAAGACAACGGAAATATTGAAATCCCTACCTCATCTTCTGAGAAGTCGGAGAGGAGCAGGAGGCGGGACAAGAAGAAGAGCCGCAGACACCGGTCCGGGGACCGCCACAGGTCCAGCCATGAGGACCGAGTGTCGTCCACTGTAGAGCCACAGAGGACGTTTGATCAGATGATGGAAGAAATGAACAATGCTGATGAGATTCCGTCCTCAGCTGTAGAGCTGACCAATAAGGAAAAG TACCTCAAAAAGCTTCACCTGCAAGAGAGGGTTGTAGATGAAGTAAAGACAGCGCTGAAACCATTCTACAGCGCCAAGAAAGTCAATAAGGAACAATACAAGGAAATCCTGCGCCGAGCTGTGCCAAAG GTGTGCCACAGTAAGAGTGGTGACATCAACCCAGTAAAAATCCGAGCTTTGGTAGATGCTTATGTTGCCAAGTTCAACAGAAACATGTCTCCCCCAAAGCTAGAGAATGGAGATCAAACAAAGAAAAAGTCTTAA